A single genomic interval of Halorubrum aethiopicum harbors:
- a CDS encoding DUF7559 family protein, whose amino-acid sequence MPSTMEVKCESDDCELDMFENHYTYDVPDDHAVSDLTCPYCGGSDLSEIEV is encoded by the coding sequence ATGCCATCGACGATGGAGGTCAAATGCGAGAGCGACGACTGCGAACTCGACATGTTCGAGAACCACTACACCTACGACGTGCCCGACGACCACGCCGTTTCCGACCTGACGTGCCCGTACTGCGGCGGGAGCGATCTGTCCGAGATCGAGGTGTGA
- a CDS encoding Hsp20/alpha crystallin family protein — translation MTRIVDTGRSVLRQALERVGRGWSRMQERRPLSSDLLESDDAYLVVFDAAGVRGEDVDVTFLDRTVEVRLDRFRDFYDGFDVVFPGRGLTLSGSAELPADADVTPHGANATLTRNGTLRVEIPKDGAAEAVDVIEEGEEGTEATDDPDGEADDGS, via the coding sequence GTGACCCGCATCGTCGACACCGGCCGCTCGGTCCTCCGGCAGGCGCTCGAGCGCGTCGGTCGCGGCTGGAGCCGGATGCAGGAGCGGCGGCCCCTCTCCTCGGACCTCCTCGAGAGCGACGACGCCTACCTCGTCGTCTTCGACGCGGCCGGCGTGAGGGGCGAGGACGTGGACGTGACGTTCCTCGACCGGACCGTCGAGGTGCGGCTCGATCGCTTCCGCGACTTCTACGACGGGTTCGACGTGGTGTTCCCCGGCCGCGGGCTCACCCTCTCCGGCAGCGCCGAACTCCCCGCCGACGCCGACGTGACTCCCCACGGCGCGAACGCGACGCTCACCCGCAACGGCACGCTCCGCGTCGAGATCCCGAAGGACGGCGCGGCCGAGGCGGTCGACGTGATCGAGGAGGGCGAGGAGGGGACCGAGGCGACCGACGATCCGGACGGCGAGGCCGACGACGGCTCGTAG